A portion of the Anthonomus grandis grandis chromosome 7, icAntGran1.3, whole genome shotgun sequence genome contains these proteins:
- the LOC126738821 gene encoding uncharacterized protein LOC126738821 — translation MEIPKDFEEMVKLSRSKPSPFTVVSVTKRIVLDWNAMLLSKYAAKCPFKTQPIKVIQASSSHSRLLQYRTTYFGEMLTGIINAPRHSLSLPKGLFELPSPAYNGLLPISRAKFNGLQSLMKFCSPSAVKFFLNLPHD, via the exons ATGGAAATACCAAAAGATTTCGAAGAAATGGTAAAATTATCACGATCGAAACCATCCCCTTTTACTGTGGTCAGTGTTACTAAAAGAATTGTATTGGATTGGAATGCAATGTTGCTATCAAAGTATGCCGCTAAATGCCCTTTTAAAACGCAGCCTATCAAAGTCATACAAGCTTCTTCTAGCCATAGCCGTTTGTTACAATATCGCACAACGTACTTTGGAGAAATGCTGACAGGCATTATTAATGCACCGCGGCATAGTCTATCATTGCCAAAAGGGTTGTTTGAGCTTCCCTCTCCGGCTTACAATG gccTCCTGCCAATTTCCAGAGCCAAATTCAACGGTTTGCAAAGTTTAATGAAGTTTTGTAGCCCATCTGCTGTCAAGTTCTTTCTCAATCTACCCCATGACTAA